Below is a genomic region from Miscanthus floridulus cultivar M001 chromosome 1, ASM1932011v1, whole genome shotgun sequence.
cgctgaacccctagggtctgatcagtactaaccggacatgtccagtcatagattcccttctctagaaccttactggagtcgatcggatgctgcttttcagcgtccgatcacttgacctctccagcgtctggtcgcaccgaacgcagtctattgatcaaatgaactgaccggaccctgtggtcagcgtccggtcagtatttgaccctccattcacttccaactcttgatcatatgtgaatgaagtttgctccaaaggatcttaggcattcataggagctacctagagctagttttaacaagtgtgcaccacacttaactcactatactcacctaggtcaagctacctgtccataccccccttaatagtatggccaaaggaaaaaacaaagtcctaaactactctaagtgtcactccaactccaatcgacacttagaactagtcatccttaaccttgtcgtccatcctttgaaaatcgaaacgatttccatcgtaggggcatgacaactttgattgcccaattgatctccattaccatgacctaacttacttgtctctgcaaaacacatgttagtcatagtaatcttgtattgtcattaatcatcgaaacccaactaggggcctagatgctttcaaccttCATCTGCGGCATAATCTGCGAGGCGCTTGTCCACATGCTTAGCCATGAGACCCCACacacgacgtgggagctcttgGACGTTGCCACCTAGTACGCCACCGGCGAGGAGGTCGTCTAGGCCAACTTCAGCGGGTAAGCCAAGGCCACCGGCCACCTCAGTGGTGGCGATGGCACTGATGATCCCGCCTCATCCCAGTGACACCACTATAGGAGAAACATGGATCGGAAGCATCGTGGGGAGGAGATGGTCGCCGCGGCCGACCACGCCGCCAGACCTTAGCCCATCGGGTGCGCTACATACCCGAAACACTTCGAGAAGGCGCTCGAGTCACCCTACCCATTCCATGGGGGGTAGGCAAAGCATCTTCTCAAGGACTATGCCACCATGAAGGGCTACATCTATAGCACCCTCGGCCAATagggcaaggcctagaagcctGCCCTAAAGGCCGATGACCCAGCGGACGGCATCTAGGAGGAAGACAACGAGTCCCCTGAGGTCGAGctctgccttatgatctttggggGCTCCCAGGCGTATGAATCCCACCAGCAGTGCCACATCCCCAAGCAGGAGGTCAACGCCGTCCACACCCTCGTAGCCCCAACGCGGCTCCGGTGGTCCTAGACGGCCATCGCCTTCGACCAAGAAGACCATCCCGATTGTGTCCCCCATCTAGGGCGCTACCCGCTCGTGGTCAGCCTAATTGTGGGCACcacgcgcctcaccaaggtgctgatggacaggggcagcggcctcaatatacTCTACGCCAGCACCGTCGATAAGATGGGCATCCCTCGGAGCAGCCTGTGCCCCAGCAAGGCACCGTTCTATGGGATCATGTCAGGGAAGGAAGCTGTGCCCCTTGAGCGCATCTGGCTCAACATCACCTTCGGCCAGCTGTACAACTTCCacaaggagccactcaccttcgAGGTCGTCGACTTCCCCGGTGTCTACCATGCCATCCTCAGTCGACCGTGCTTTGCCAAGtttatggccgtccccaactacacctatctcaagctcaagatgtccagCCCAAAGGGGGTCATCATCGTCGAGGGCAGCttcgagcaagcctactactacAAGCAAGACTGTGTTGCCCAGGTAGCCACGCTCGTCGCCTCCTGTGCTCCCGACGGCCCTAGCCGCGATGCAGAACAGAGTGTCAGAACAAAGCAGTCGGACGACGCCCATGCTTCTTTGGCTCTAGACACCTCGACGTTCCACAGCGCACTGCTGCAAGGCCCTCCTGGACTCCGGTGCATGTAGACCATAAACTAAACCCCCAAACCGccttgtacccgacctatctcgttatataagggatatgGTCGGATCTAGAGGAGAGGATCCCAATTTGATCatcagacactccattccattccatctgcctctACTCTGCACcaagagcaaggcaacctagagaggggcaccaagagctcctcctccactgcatcccgttgtctccttcctctccgacgagggggagactccaccagcgatgaggcaaccttaggattagcaccaagctaaccccctaccaaatcttcaTCATTTATACTCTGTTGTAACCTCCTAGATTTTGGgttctcttgagtataaggatcatcagctgctggacgtagggactgaattggcctgaactaggataaaccattgcgtATTCTCTACGTAATTCTTGTGTTCCTaagtccacctgagccaccgtAGAACTCGTGCTCTGACActgactcgaacaacatgcttacCGCGGTTTCGGCCCCGCGACACCGATGATTCCATTAGAAAGAATTGGGTAATACAAATTTCTCAAAGTAATCCACAACCAATAGGGTTTCAAACAGGTGATGCCTAATCGTCTAGGATTCAACAAACCCAAGGGTAACAAATCAAAATTGAAGATCGAGATGATGCTCACAAGGTCAACCACTCACTGCAACTCAATGCCCCTCAAAGACGTCGACAAATCCAAATCAAAATAagcaagagagggagaggggagcaCTAGTGTATTTGTCTTGAGTTAGGTCTAAGTGACCGAATGATGTGAGAATGTGTGTGTGGGGTGACGAGGACATCACTCCTATGGATACACACAACACTCTTCAAGTTGCTACGCGAGGAGCAATTACTAGAGCACGAGCATGGCAAATAAATCTACAGTTGACCTCGTTCCTATGCACTTTATTTCATGATGGTGTGAATAGGTTGCTACCAAatgatattattattattattattattattattattattattattattattattattattattattattattattattattattattattattattattattattattattattattattattattaggaaATATTTAGACGATAAGGAAGTACATGGGAAAAGGCATGGAGGCGGAAAAGGCCCCATCTTTCAGCTAACTGTTATTGTGTAAAACAGGCAAGTCCTGGAAATTTGAGCAAAGACCAGAATTTCCATCCCCTAGGAAAGTAACGGTGTATGCACAGTTTGAACTCGAAAGAGTATTAGGTCCGTGAAATTTTGATCCCTTGATTGGGAATTCCAACGTGGAATTAAATCAAACCTTGATTCGAATTCCCAATACACAAGCAAAATATATGACCCCTCAGTAGTCGCGTCACGTTTGAGAAGTATCCACACTACTGAAAAATTAAAACTGATTTAAACTAAAACTGATTGTTTTATAGATCCTATTTTTCTTGTTGGCTCATGTGTTGTTTTGATGGTGGGCACAAATTTCCGTGTTGGGTTACTATGGCAAGGGTGGAAAATTGAATCTGATGTCATCGAATTTTTCATGTCGATGTCAACGAAATTTCTTGTCGACATCGTAGCGACAAGGAAATTGCTTCACTGACAAGAAAATTCATCAACTAACAGagaaattttatttttctatCGCATTTGTTCTGTCGGTGTACCGATAGAGAAATGCATTTTCTAACTTTTCTGTCAATTTTTTGTATTTCCCTGTCAGTTTCACACACCAATAGGGAAATTTTGGTCTCCATTAGTGCAAGAATTTTTTTATAATGTCTATGTTTTGGTTAGATACCTTTGAAGACTTAGACACTTGCAGTTGACTTGATCtcaacccctcttaatagtatgacttgCCTAATACTTAAGAAAAGTTCAAACGAATTTACAGAAGACTAAAGATTCCATAACCATGTCCACTCCCCGTAAACTTTATTATGTACCCCTTCCATAAAAAAAGTTATGTTTTCTTATTTTTGGTGAAAGGATCAAAGGACCAAGGATATCGCCTAGAGGGGGTTGTTTGTTTGTGGGTTTGGGTACAGTTAACTAGTACTTGTCTTAAAAAAGGTGTTTTACCCCTACCTCACgtataaagatggcaatggggacccgcgacccgatacccgacgggtatttactccattagggtctaaatatgaactaaacacactacccacgggtacgtaaatagaccaaacccttcacccatcgggtacgcgggTATGGGTATGTTCTAGCAGTCCCCGTAACCGTTtacccatgggtgaaaaatacCCGGCCAACTGAAAGAGATCAATGCTCCGTGGTTAGACTACAGATTCTGAAAAGTAATGTAAGTAGAGAGAAACAAATATGCTTGCCAATAACCTTGGTTATATTTGGTGCAAAAACCATAGCAATGTTGCGAGCATTCATCTTGTTGTAGCTTTCATTTTCCACCACATCTGCCATGAGATTGATGGCCCAGTCAAGCAATGCTGCTTCAACAGGAGGTAGGGTACTTACAAGATGGCTACACTCTTCTTCAGTGTTGCAGTGCATCACTTGTTCTGGAGTCAACGAGTCCAATACTCCACTTGAAAGTTCTCGAAACCATGTCTATAATCAGTAACTTCTACATTAATCATGACTAATGTAGAGGAGAAACTAAATGGAAATGAATCTTAATTTGCAGAAGATATTATTAAATGctattatttgtctaattttatGTGCTCTGGTTAGTGGTTGTTcctgttgaattgttgattttcatgTGCGTGAATAAATTGTTGGCGGGTACGGGTGACCCGACGGGTATGATTTACCCGGCCGGGTATGGGTCTGGGGAAAATTACCCACCCATGACGATATGGGTATTCTGATGGTACCAAATTTTTATGATGGTGATAGGTCTGGGGTGGCCATACCCGATGGGGATttacccattgccatccttaCTCACGTACGAGGACGAAACTTGAATATGTAAAGCACGATGCTAGTGACGAAGGTGTTCCTGAGATAACAGCATTTGCTATATGATGGACATCTTTTGTTCTTCTTCCTGTTGTGACGCTAGAACTTTCAGATACGATAGTGACATCCTACCTGACCAAATCCTGGAAGCTGTACACAAATCCGTCATTGTGGTCTCAACAAAAATAATTAAAATTTTGCTTAAGTATGCCTAATGATTGCTGGTTGCAGTGTTTGGGCAGTGCAAGCAACCCGACGATTAACTACGATTACGATCGACATCTTTTATGTATTTTACATACCTGCcggtctttctttcttttttttattatttctgtaGAAAAACTCGTTGATATTTACTCACTTGTGTTAACTATATATATTTGATTCTTCACGCTGCTGCATATGTTAATTCAAATGGCAACTTCATCCAACCATAGATATAAATAAGTCATCTACATTTGTACAAAGTTAAACTTTTTTTAACATTGGTTGACTAGCATACGTCATCTAACAAAAACATATTACCTTAAATGAAGAGAGTAAATTATGCTTTATGAAAGTTTTTTATACTGAAATCAGATTATACTAATTAATCTTGCGTGGTTAACCTATATAAAATTTATGGTCAAAGTTAAAATAGTAATTTATTAGAATTTAGGATAAACCAATGAACTTATATTAACACAGTTGGGGAAAGTATTTATTACTGATTTTTCACGCCTACATCCATGCATTAATGACTCATTTATGCTTTGACAGTAGTGTCATAAGTTTATTTTTGCTGCTAGGATTCAATCCTGGCGCATATTGCATGCATGTTCGCAAGCTGCAGTAGGGTGACTCTTCTCTCCTTCACTGCCATGCCTTAGGTAAACTACTATCATGGTTGGATTAACTAAACTAAGTTGATAGTTGTTAAAAAAAACTCTAGCTGATCTAAACAGTCTAGCTTATACTCCAACATATAAAAAGCGATATAAAAAAACTATAAAAAGCTACAGTAGCTATTAACTAGCTCTCTCACCTTATAAAAAGTTAAACCTATCCAAAGGAGACCTACACCAGGCACCAGCCACATATGACCTGATGAAAATTCTGTCAGGAACATCATATCGCCTGGCATAAATTGAGCTGTTGAATCCTTCACCAATTTGACAAACAATAATGCAATTTAAGCTGCATGCATGGGCGTTTCAACTACGCAGTTACGGCGGGCTACTACTACTATCTAGCTGCACCTGCGCGCGTCCAAACTGCTCGCGATCCGAAATCCGATCGATCTGTACacgctacatatatatataactgtCAGCTAGCTAACCCCGGCCAAACCGCGCGCCGGCGTCGACGAGCGGCGGTGGCGTTCGAGACCAAGAGCGGCATGAGCCAGGCAAGCAACAAGCCAAACAAATCAGGTGTACACAGCGCGCGCGAGTGCATGCCATGCAACCGGCAGCAGCGGCACCCGTAGGTAGCTAGGCACCGGCACGACGTCCCCATCGGTCACAACTCACTCGGAGCTAGAGCTCGCGAGGGGCCGACCGCCGATGGGTGGTGGATCAGATCACCCGGCCAGGTCACGCAGGAGGTGAAACCCGGCGCCCTGCAGGCTCCGGTAGTGCTCCTGCCCGTGCTGCGCCGCCTCGCCGTCGATGCTGGCGCCGCCGAACTGGACGTGGTGTTGTCCCGGGTGCAGGCCGCCGCCCATCTGATGGccggccgtcgtcgtcgtcgtcggaacGAACAGGTACCCCGAGGCGGCGCCGTGGTGGTGGTgagcgggcggcggcggggcgccgaACGCGATGttgacgccgccgccgtcgtgggAGTCGTGCTGCTGCAGGCCCAGTGTGAGGGACACGCCGCCGCCCCCGCTGAAGCCCCCGCCGGCGTggtggccgccgccaccaccgtacGCGTCAAAGTCGGGGTGGTCCATGATGCCGAAGTTCTCGAGCGGCCGCGCGGCGGCTCCCGCGCGCGAGCCGCCGATGTTGACGACCGAGGCGAGCGAGCCCGCGTCGTGCAGGAGCTGTGCCCGTGTCGGCTTCcggtcgacgacgacggcgccgtTGTCCCCGCAGCCATCATCAgccgcctcggcggcggcgttgcTCGGGTTAGGGTTGTTGCTGACGACGCCCTGCTGCTGGTCCCCACCGCTGCCGCCGTCTTCCAGCTGGCCTTCGGCCTTCATCTCCTCGACGTACATCTCCTCCACCATTGGCTTCCAGAGCCTGACCCGCGCATTGATGAACCAGTTGGACACCTGCGGCATGGGAATGCAAGCATGCTGTCATCGCGTACGTCGTTGTAGTGAGAGCTACGCGGATCATGGACGCTTAAACAAAGAATCTTTCGTCGAGACATTTGCAACGCAGAAGAGGACATGGCACGACCATGACATGGCAACCAATGAATTGATGTGTCATCTACGCGACGCGGACGATCGAAAGAATCATCGTCATCAGCAGGACGCAACACGCAATCGCGTATAAGTAGTGTAATCAGTTTGGCACACGCATATTATCATATTCTTCAATTCAAACGTATAATGCCCGATCGATGCAAACAACACGGCAATATAAATATAATGTTGAAATTTCAACCTTTCTTGCGTTTATTTACTTATATTTAAGTTTGAATTTATTTTATAGTGACGTGGATGATACATATAGATAGTTTCTCGTTCAGCTGAAGTAGCTATAGCCAGTGTGTGTGTTGGCACGTACGTACCTGGCTCCGTGAGAGGCCCGTCTGGCGAGCCAGGATATGCTTGTCCACGTCGCTTGGATACCTGTGAGATGATATGAGATACGGACAGAATATTAATTAAGTTTGGGGCTCCTTGTttattttttctgaaaaaaaataCTAACAACACTAgcgcatgcatgaagtagtagTATGCATTCAATTTGTGTGAATGAAAAGATATACATATATGATGCTCGTGATGGAGCTCAAACGCAGATTAATTAAAAGCTATAGTATTACACATGCATGAAGAAAAACATGAGGAAGTCAGGTAGCTAGCTGGTGGCTTTGCATCACTGAATTAGTAAGGACGCATGACATTACGTCTATGCTTAAGTAGCATCTGGTGGACAAATTTGGCTCATGGCCATTTGAGCAAGCATTTGATGCGCAGTACCGGCCAAGACAAACTGTGGCCCGGAAAGAACAATGCTGCGGCCTGTGGAATAAATCGTTCCAAGAAAACTAAGCCGACTGGAAGATACCATCTATCACACAACTAATGGTCACGCGCTAACGAATTGCGTTAGCTAGTAGTAGCCTGTACCACTGACAAGCTTAGTGACGTGAGATAGCTTGCTTGGTAGCTCGATTGCTAGCTGCTTAACACTAGCCCTTGCACTTGTGTTCAGTTCATATATAAAAAACTGTagtaagcagcagcagcagcttataaAATATATAAAACCGATTGAAAATCTTACCTACCCTTGTAATAATAAGCCCTAACAAAGTAACATGATCAAACTAAAATTCAGAATATATAGTAGGCCGgagtagaaaaaaaaaacatggaagGGAAGTGCATCGATCATGCATGCTTACGGGTGCAGGAAGTGCTCGAAGAGCCATGCCCGGAGGATGGTGACTGCGCGCTCGGGGAGTCCGCGCTGCGGGCGCCATGGGTGGCTCTCCATCATGCCGCCCTGGGTGAGCGCCTTCTGCTGGCGGATGCACTGGTCCAGCACCCTCAGCCGCGGAGTGTCCCCGCGCGTCATCCCGGGCACCGCCACGTCCTTCTCCCCGAGCGCCCTCCGCGCCGCCTGCAGCTGCGCCACCACGCCGTCCCGGAGGCTCCGGAAGTGCCGCGAGATGGTGCGCCACGCCAGCGCCGtgtacgccgccgccgcgcgctctCCGGCCACCGCCTCGAACCCGCCCACCAGCGCCCGCATCTGCTCGCAGTACCGACGGTATCTCCGGTCCACCTGCATATGTTGTGCACGCGAACCATGCAAGCAATGCAACCTTGTCAGCACCGTATGTACGAGTACATGACGATGGCTACATATGTACAATACACCAATTTTTACAGACGCATTCCGTACGTGCATACTTTTCCACTCCTACTGGTTGCTCCACTAGCTAGATTCGTAGCACTAGTACGCAACAAGTACTACCACCACAGGCGCGCAGTAACAAGTGAGGGCCGGCCAATGTAACAACTGCTGGTACAGTAACTTGCAGAGGTCGTCCACACAAGAGCCACTGCCCACTTCCACTGCTGCCTCTGCCGCCCTTCTGGTGACCCACCCACCCCCATAGAACTAGAACTCTGCAGCTGCGACTGCGAGGTCCAATTCACATGCATGAGCTAGCCGAGCCGATCGAGCTGCAGCTGCCTGGTGCAACAGGTGATCGAGCACAGTACCAGTAAAAACTGCCTGTGACTACTGTGCGATGGAGCCGAGGCATGGGCGTGCAAAGAAGGCAGTGTAGGTAGCAGCGTGCAGAAGCGAAAGGCAGCAGGTCCTTGCACTCCCAGAGTCATGGCGCTGTGCAGAGACTGTGCGCGCGAGTCTGCCGCAGGCTGCACAGCACAGCTGCATGGCATGTATGACCGGCCGGCTACTACGGCTAGGGAGGGGACCCCCCCAGTGCCCCCAGCGTAGATAGACGCAAGATACCTAAGGTGGGCGACAGGGCGAGAGAGAATAGAGGTTTCCAAAAGCGAAGGGCGAGGCCCCAGAATGGCGTCCCTTGCCTGCCCTAGTCGCAGGTGCACCCTTCCGGCAACCATAATTGAACTCCTAGTACTTTCTTTCCTGTTAGCTTTTTTTCTTATTCTCCGTCCCCCTCCTCAGATTCGTCTTGGAGCAGAGCCTAATCATGGATTAgctagcgagcgagcgagcgagaccCGAGCTGCCTTGCTTGCGAGCTAGAGCTCACCTCTTCCAGCATGATGTAGAGCTTGTCCTTGAGCCGCTGCAGCTCCAACGCGTCCATGGCCTGGATCTGCGGCGACGGCGCCCACGaggccgacgacgacgacccctcgccgccgtcttcttgctgctggtggtggtgcgAGGACAGCTTTGCGTCGGCCTTGGCGCGCTTgctggaggcggcggcgctgctgctgctgtccacGGGGAGGCTGCAGAACTCCTGCAGGACCTGCTGCGCCGGGACGAGGAACCTGGAGCCGCGCAGGTGCCACGCGTGCTGCGGCTGCGGCCCCTGCGGCGAGTAGTCGTGCTGCTGCACCCACACCGCGGGCGTCGGCTGCTGCTGATGGTACCGGGACGACCCGCCGCCGAGGTGCTGCTCGTGCAACGTCGTcacgcccacgccgccgccgtccgGCCGGCACAGCGATAGCGACAGCGGCGCCTGTTGGCTCGgatgctgctgctcgctcaggaAGCGCATGGTGGCGTCGTCCGTGGAGCCGCTACCGTCTGGCTCCGCCCTCGTGTCGTCGTCGAGGAGTACACCGGCCTTGCTGTggacgtggccgtggccgtgatgatgatggtggtgtgCCGCAGCGGGCATGGTGGCCAGGCCACGCATGCCGAGGTACTCCATGTCGGCGTGCAAGCCATAGAGCTCCGGCGCCCCGTCGTCGTCATCCATCGCCgtggcgcccgccgccgccgagaAGTAGTCAGCGAAGCCCAGGCTGGGGTCGTGCGCCATCTCGGTCGATCGGCCGGTAGCTGTTCTCTTGGCTTAAAGCACGCACAACACAACGCAGCAACCAGCAAATTAAGCGCAGCTGAGGGAGGGAAGCACGGGAAAGGGATAGGAACACAAGGAAAGGGAGAACTCACTTTTTGTGTTGTCGTGCAAAGTGGCTGTCAGGCAGCTGGAGCTTCAGTGTTTCAGAGAAGGAGAGCGCGGCCGACCAGATAAATCTTTCCTGACATAGCTACAAGAAGTGGGAGAGGTAGTTAgtgctcagcagcagcagcagagaccAGCGGCCGGCCAGCACTGATCCATGGCGCTAGCTACTGATACTAGCTAGCTCATCGACCAGCCCAGACGGCATGCATGATCATCGAGAGgaacacatacacatacacatacacatacacaaaGACACTGATATACCAGAGAAAATATATATCGTATaatgagaaagaaagaaagaaagaaagaaaacagaAGCAAGCTAATTAAGTCAAATAAGATGAGCTGCAAGTAGCAATCGGGCGGGCAAGAATAGCAGCACTAGCAGCTAGCAGATAGCTAGGCCCCCTTTACCTCGGGCAAGCAAGAATCTTGCTTTGTGTTGGGAGGGCAAGGGAAAAGGAGGAAATTGGGATCAAAAGGCAGGGTGATTTGGACGCTCAGGTCTTAAAGAAACCAACCAAACCAAAGATCTCATCGCAAAAAAAAAGCAAGCAGGCGGGGAGGGGAGAGTAGAAAACGGGAAAAGGGTGGGGGCGACGGAACGGATGGCAGCAAAAGCTAGCATACATGGCGATTGGCGAGCGAGCTGATGAGCTGCTGCTGGGCTCTCCCGACTCTGGACCTCGGAGGAGGGGGAGGGTGGTTGCCGCGTCAAGCTCTCGCCCCGCACCTGGCCTGTGCcgctcctactcctactccttcTCCTACTTGGCTACTTCTACTTCGCCGCGATGCAGCTGCTATGCTACCAGTCCAGTCTGCAAATATCTGCGTGCTGGAGCTGGACTCGCGAGTGGTGCGCTAGCACCAGTATTTGTATGTATCTGGAGGGCCGGGGGTAATTGCGTCACCTCGGCCCGGCCGGATATTTAATGTATTAATTAAACTGATGGTTACTATTAGTATCCTTTTCATTTTCGCTAAATATATATACACGTATACTTCCTTGGTTCCAAAATGTAAGTCGTTATCCTAAGTCAAATTTCCCTGACTAATTTAACTATTTTTTTCTTATAGAAAGTGCACACACATCCTGGACATAAATTAGTCTGTCAAATCTACTGCGAAATAAGGTGCATTTGTTTTGTAACTTAAATGTTTGTATTTTTCTCTATAAGCTTAGTCAAAGTTAAATAAACTGAGTCAAAGCTAGAGAAAAATGGAAATGACTTGTATTTTGAAGCTGCTGGAGTATCCACTACTACAGGGGAAACTACTTAGTTTGCTATGTGTACCTTCTTGGCGTAGAGCCTAGAAAGGGAGGGTGCATGATCCAACTTAATGGCTACATTCATTCGAATAACTAAATTGTTTGGAGACGTTCTAACTTGTAAAGAGTTGACTTGTTTCTTGTGAAGCATAAGTTACATTTTGGATCTATTGAATTCAAAGTCCATactgacaacaacaagagagaaaaTCAAATCAATCACTAACATTTAAATCTCACTTCTCGGTTAGACTATCGTTGCCATTGAAGGCACAAACTTAGTACTTAGCGTATACTTCCTCCATAATGAAAATTTTATGATACCCAAAAACTGTTGTTGGATTTGTTAtagaatgtattttcataatatacctatttagtgtcataaatattaatactcaTTTTTACAAATTTTGTCAAACTTTGGATAGTTTTACTAAGAAAAGACCTAGAATTTCATCCTTTTGGAGGTAGTACATGGACACATAAAAGATGTACATTGACCTTTCAATAGAATGAAATGCTACACAATATGAGAAATTTGAGTACAAACATGACTCAATTCTATGTAATATATGGTATATATGGTCCATTTACGTGTATTCAGTTGGACAATT
It encodes:
- the LOC136469982 gene encoding uncharacterized protein, which gives rise to MDRGSGLNILYASTVDKMGIPRSSLCPSKAPFYGIMSGKEAVPLERIWLNITFGQLYNFHKEPLTFEVVDFPGVYHAILSRPCFAKFMAVPNYTYLKLKMSSPKGVIIVEGSFEQAYYYKQDCVAQVATLVASCAPDGPSRDAEQSVRTKQSDDAHASLALDTSTFHSALLQGPPGLRCM
- the LOC136450173 gene encoding homeobox protein BEL1 homolog; translation: MAHDPSLGFADYFSAAAGATAMDDDDGAPELYGLHADMEYLGMRGLATMPAAAHHHHHHGHGHVHSKAGVLLDDDTRAEPDGSGSTDDATMRFLSEQQHPSQQAPLSLSLCRPDGGGVGVTTLHEQHLGGGSSRYHQQQPTPAVWVQQHDYSPQGPQPQHAWHLRGSRFLVPAQQVLQEFCSLPVDSSSSAAASSKRAKADAKLSSHHHQQQEDGGEGSSSSASWAPSPQIQAMDALELQRLKDKLYIMLEEVDRRYRRYCEQMRALVGGFEAVAGERAAAAYTALAWRTISRHFRSLRDGVVAQLQAARRALGEKDVAVPGMTRGDTPRLRVLDQCIRQQKALTQGGMMESHPWRPQRGLPERAVTILRAWLFEHFLHPYPSDVDKHILARQTGLSRSQVSNWFINARVRLWKPMVEEMYVEEMKAEGQLEDGGSGGDQQQGVVSNNPNPSNAAAEAADDGCGDNGAVVVDRKPTRAQLLHDAGSLASVVNIGGSRAGAAARPLENFGIMDHPDFDAYGGGGGHHAGGGFSGGGGVSLTLGLQQHDSHDGGGVNIAFGAPPPPAHHHHGAASGYLFVPTTTTTAGHQMGGGLHPGQHHVQFGGASIDGEAAQHGQEHYRSLQGAGFHLLRDLAG